In Hippoglossus hippoglossus isolate fHipHip1 chromosome 24, fHipHip1.pri, whole genome shotgun sequence, a single genomic region encodes these proteins:
- the ints7 gene encoding integrator complex subunit 7 — protein MSLSTARSFLSEACYGEQELDANSALMELDKGLRSGKLGEQCEAVVLFPKLFQKYPFPILINSAFLKLADIFRLGNNFLRLCVLKVTQQSEKHLEKILNVDEFVKRVFSVIHSNDPVARAITLRMLGSLASIIPERKNAHHSIRQSLDSHDNVEVEAAIFASASFSAQSKDFAAGICNKVSEMIQGLDTPVELKLKLIPMLQHMHHDASLASSSRELLQHLVNSYPSTPMVIVTLHTFTQLAAFSLFDIPKQLQLLLQYLKDDPRKAVKRLAINDLKLLAKKAPHLWIRENTQTLCECALTSPYDSLKLGMLSVLSTLSGTIAIKQYFSNMTGSSSVPPSLSDLVKLAQECCYHSNLAVAAHGVIVLSNIAISCPEKDIVQLEQDTVLGVESLLMLCSQDSSPSAQATLKTALTSLVKMLKSRPHLSQSVVEFLLGQLHLSCDSSRVLMCHALAAIATHLPVLGDGMLGDLVDLYRVASHSSTDKQQELLVSLATVIFVASQSSLSADVKTVIKQQLENVANGWTVYRIARQASRMGCHEFSSELYQSLRTRVASEHFYFWLNSLKEFSQAEQCLCHVEDGDYSGAMTAIAEALRSYQKGIASLTAASTPLSPLTFQCEFIKLRIDTLQALSQLICTCNSLKTSPPPAIATTIALTSGNELQRCGRISLQMKVCMDEFRSLAARYADLHQSSFDADYATLRNVELQQQSCLLVSHVIEALILDPQAASFQEYGTLGSVQTESEYERRMMSVFNHVLEEVEGLTKKHPPVSYLHTGCLCDAVIALLKVPLSFQRYFFQKLQSTSIKLALSPSPRTPTEPIPVQNNQQLTLKVEGVVQHGSTPGLFRKIQSVCLNVTSVLQSKTGPEYKIALDTKTNEIEQRVEPHNDYFSTQFLLNFSILGTHTVTVEASVVDESGTEWKTGPKTTVSVKSLEDPYSQQLRHLQQQQQQQQQQQQQQQQQSVAQPAPQRAAYSRF, from the exons ATGTCACTTTCCACCGCTCGCTCGTTCCTATCTGAGGCCTGTTATGGCGAACAGGAGCTGGACGCTAACTCCGCGCTCATGGAGCTGGACAAAG GTCTGCGGTCAGGGAAGCTGGGGGAGCAGTGCGAGGCCGTGGTCCTCTTCCCCAAACTCTTCCAGAAGTACCCGTTCCCCATCCTCATCAACTCCGCCTTCCTCAAGCTGGCAGACATCTTCAGACTCGG GAACAACTTTCTGCGCCTGTGCGTGCTGAAGGTAACTCAGCAGAGTGAGAAACACTTGGAGAAGATCCTCAACGTGGACGAATTTGTTAAAAGGGTGTTTTCCGTCATCCACAGCAATGACCCAGTGGCCAGAGCCATCACGCTGAG GATGCTTGGTAGCTTGGCCTCCATCATCCCAGAGAGGAAGAACGCCCACCACAGTATTCGCCAAAGTCTGGACTCTCATGACAATGTAGAAGTGGAGGCGGCCATATTTGCTTCTGCAAGCTTCTCCGCACAGTCAAA AGACTTTGCAGCTGGGATTTGCAACAAAGTCAGTGAGATGATTCAAG GTTTGGACACTCCAGTGGAACTGAAGCTGAAGTTGATTCCGATGCTGCAGCACATGCACCATGATGCCAGCCTGGCgtccagcagcagagagctgCTACAGCACCTGGTCAACTCGTATCCCTCCACCCCCATGGTGATCGTCACCCTGCACACCTTCACCCAGCTGGCTGCCTTCTCCCTCTTTGACATCCCTAAGCAG TTACAGCTCCTCCTACAATACCTTAAAGATGACCCAAGAAAAGCTGTGAAGAGACTTGCAATCAACGATCTAAAGCTCTTGGCTAAAAAGGCTCCTCATCTTTGGATCAGAGAAAACACTCAG ACTCTGTGCGAGTGCGCCCTGACGAGCCCTTACGACAGCTTGAAGCTGGGAATGTTGTCTGTTCTCTCCACCCTCTCTGGAACGATCGCAATCAAGCAGTACTTCAGTAACATGACAG GTAGCTCTTCAGTTCCCCCATCGCTCAGTGACCTGGTTAAACTGGCGCAAGAATGCTGTTACCACAGCAACCTGGCAGTGGCTGCTCACGGGGTCATTGTGCTTTCCAACATCGCCATTTCCTGCCCAGAGAAAG ACATAGTACAGTTGGAGCAGGACACAGTTTTGGGAGTGGAGTCTCTTCTGATGCTGTGCAGTCAGGACAGCAGCCCCAGTGCCCAGGCCACACTCAAA ACGGCCCTCACCTCATTGGTCAAGATGCTGAAAAGTCGACCCCATCTCAGCCAGTCGGTCGTGGAGTTTCTGCTTGGTCAGCTCCATTTATCCTGCGACTCCTCCCGCGTCCTCATGTGCCACGCTCTGGCGGCCATCGCCACCCACCTGCCGGTGCTGGGCGACGGCATGCTGGGAGATCTGGTGGACCTGTACAGAGTGGCCAGTCACTCCTCCACTGACAAGCAGCAAGAGCTTCTG GTTTCCTTGGCAACCGTGATTTTTGTTGCTAGCCAGTCGTCTTTATCAGCTGACGTGAAGACGGTCATCAAACAACAGCTGGAGAATGTGGCTAATGGCTGGACGGTGTACCGCATCGCACGCCAAGCCTCACGCATG GGCTGCCACGAGTTCTCCAGCGAGCTGTACCAGAGTCTGCGGACCCGTGTGGCATCGGAGCACTTCTACTTTTGGCTGAACAGCCTGAAGGAGTTTTCGCAGGCCGAGCAGTGCCTGTGTCACGTGGAGGACGGCGACTACAGCGGAGCCATGACCGCCATCGCCGAGGCCCTGCGCTCCTACCAAAAGGGCATCGCCTCCCTCACA GCTGCCAGCACTCCGCTGAGCCCGCTTACATTCCAGTGTGAGTTCATTAAGCTGCGGATTGACACTCTGCAAGCCCTGTCGCAGCTCATCTGCACTTGCAACAGCCTGAAAACCAGCCCTCCTCCAGCCATCGCCACCACCATCGCTCTCACCTCAGGCAACGAACTGCAGCGCTGCGGCCGCATCTCACTGCAG atgaaAGTGTGCATGGACGAGTTCAGAAGTCTGGCAGCGCGCTATGCTGACTTACACCAGTCCTCGTTTGACGCAGACTACGCCACGCTTCGCAATGTGGAGCT ACAACAACAGAGCTGTTTGCTTGTTTCACATGTGATAGAAGCTTTGATTCTGGACCCACAGGCAGCCAG TTTTCAGGAGTACGGCACCCTGGGGTCAgtgcagacagagagtgagtACGAGCGACGGATGATGTCGGTGTTCAACCACgtgctggaggaagtggagggcCTCACAAAGAAACACCCTCCAGTGTCATACCTg CACACAGGGTGTCTCTGTGATGCTGTCATAGCTCTGCTCAAGGTCCCGCTGTCCTTCCAGAGGTACTTCTTCCAAAAGCTCCAGTCAACAAGCATTAAG cttgctctctctccatcccctcgCACACCGACTGAACCGATCCCAGTGCAGAACAACCAGCAGCTGACTCTCAAAGTGGAGGGCGTAGTGCAGCATGGTTCCACTCCAGGACTCTTCAGGAAGATCCAGTCTGTCTGTCTTAACGTCACTTCAGTTCTCCAGAGCAAGACGGGGCCGGAGTACAAG ATCGCACTTGACACTAAAACCAATGAGATTGAGCAGCGGGTAGAGCCGCACAATGACTACTTCAGCACCCAGTTCTTGCTGAATTTCTCCATCCTGGGCACCCACACCGTCACAGTGGAGGCGTCTGTGGTGGACGAGAGTGGCACAGAGTGGAAGACGGGGCCCAAGACAACGGTGTCGGTTAAATCCCTGGAGGATCCATACTCCCAGCAGCTCcgccacctgcagcagcagcagcagcagcaacagcagcaacagcagcagcagcagcagcaaagtgtAGCTCAGCCTGCTCCTCAGAGGGCAGCGTACTCCCGCTTCTAG
- the dtl gene encoding denticleless protein homolog: MLFRSIVDRGVGRRRQNAVPADPWPRLPLSSLLQGFKCVRHDEHISYGNLGDSVPPFGLAFSSAGTQQNILAAANEEGIVRIYNTESRENPLLKEWLAHENAVFDIAWVPGEPQLVTAAGDQMARLWDVKSGDMLGSFKGHLCSLKSVAFAPEEKAVFCTGARDGNIMVWDTRCSKKDGFYRQVKQISGAHNKAETNAPLKIKKRRSSTRGMAPSVDTQQSVTVVLFRDQHTLISSGAVDGVIKQWDLRKNYTAHRQDPAPLQTYPYPGSCMRMRLGYSGLVLDSTRSNVMCNCTDDNIYMFNLSGIKTNPVAVFSGHQNSSFYIKSTISPDDQFLASGSSDNHTYIWKISEPQHPPMTLQGHSEEVTSVVWCPTDFTKIASCSDDHTVRIWRLHRETEEVRSAVGEANLVGWARRKSPTRPSVRAETTPAKTQRTESRPGLVSPRLAACAPSGAALPLSSSTTSPVQPLDGKAAAARQRTPSSIKQWLSPSRGSPGQVTPPLRRVLSPCPQSLASSTSPIERRAKRRLETIASAGCEGAEQCDCVTELYPAPKRGRTLAGICCPVQESRSQTDCPAEDKQSSSRQSGKENYSPRGMDWLSVMAQKMRKGQGSPSSPRSPSASKKQEGKTPASPTNRSPQNMKKISTYFRRPTLE; the protein is encoded by the exons ATGCTTTTCCGCTCGATTGTTGACAGAGGAGTTGGCAGACGAAGGCAGAACG CCGTCCCTGCAGATCCTTGGCCCAGGCTCCCCCTGAGCTCTCTGCTTCAAGGCTTCAAGTGCGTCCGACATGACGAACACATCTCCTATGGAAACCTGGGGGACTCCGTGCCACCGTTTGGATTAGCTTTCTCCTCTG CCGGGACGCAGCAGAACATCCTCGCTGCAGCCAATGAGGAAGGCATCGTGAGGATCTACAACACGGAGAGCAGAGAAAACCCGCTTCTCAAAG AATGGCTGGCTCATGAGAATGCTGTCTTTGACATTGCCTGGGTACCGGGGGAGCCTCAATTG GTGACGGCTGCAGGTGATCAAATGGCCCGGCTGTGGGACGTGAAGTCAGGAGACATGTTGGGCAGCTTCAAGGGTCACCTCTGCAGCCTCAAGTCTGTTGCATTCGCACCTGAGGAGAAAG CTGTGTTCTGCACTGGAGCCAGAGATGGAAATATTATGGTCTGGGACACGAGGTGCAGCAAGAAAG ATGGTTTCTACAGACAAGTGAAACAGATCAGTGGCGCTCACAACAAAGCAGAGACCAACGCCCCcttgaaaataaagaagagacGTAGCAGCACTCGGGGCATGGCTCCCAGTGTG GACACCCAGCAGAGTGTCACAGTGGTTTTGTTTCGGGATCAGCACACGCTCATCTCCTCTGGGGCCGTCGATGG AGTGATCAAGCAATGGGATCTGAGAAAGAACTACACTGCTCACCGTCAGGATCCAGCTCCACTGCAGACGTACCCGTACCCGGGTTCCTGCATGCGCATGCGGCTCG gttaTTCCGGACTTGTTCTGGACTCCACAAGATCAAATGTGATGTGTAACTGCACTGATGACAATATCTACATGTTCAACCTCAGTGGAATAAAGACAAATCCAG TGGCTGTTTTCAGTGGCCACCAGAATTCCTCATTTTATATCAAGTCCACTATCAGCCCAGACGACCAGTTCTTGGCCAGTGGCTCAAGTGACAATCACACATACATCTGGAAG ATTTCTGAGCCTCAACATCCTCCCATGACCCTTCAAGGCCACAgtgaggaagtgacatcagtcGTGTGGTGTCCCACAGATTTCACCAAG ATTGCTTCCTGTTCGGATGACCACACTGTCCGGATCTGGAGGCTTCACCGGGAAACAGAGGAGGTGCGGTCTGCAGTGGGAGAAGCAAACCTCGTGGGCTGGGCGCGTCGGAAATCTCCAACAA GGCCCTCAGTCAGAGCTGAGACGACTCCCGCCAAAACCCAGAGGACAGAGAGTCGTCCAGGCCTCGTGTCTCCCCGGCTCGCTGCCTGTGCTCCGAGTGGAGCCGCCCTGCCTCTGTCCTCCAGCACCACTTCACCTGTCCAGCCTCTGGATGGAAAGGCAGCTGCTGCTCGCCAGAGAACGCCATCCTCTATCAAACAGTGGTTATCTCCGAGCCGCGGGTCTCCCGGTCAGGTCACCCCTCCTCTCCGCAGGGTTCTGAGCCCGTGTCCCCAAAGTCTGGCGAGCAGCACCTCTCCCATCGAGCGACGGGCCAAACGGCGGCTGGAGACCATTGCGTCTGCCGGCTGTGAGGGCGCGGAACAATGCGACTGTGTTACTGAACTTTACCCTGCGCCCAAGAGAGGCCGGACCCTGGCTGGTATCTGCTGCCCTGTTCAGGAGAGCAGGTCACAAACAGACTGTCCCGCAGAGGACAAGCAAAGCTCATCGAGACAGAGTGGCAAAGAGAATTACTCTCCCAGAGGAATGGACTGGCTGTCTGTGATGGCACAAAAGATGAGGAAGGGTCAAGGAAGCCCGAGTAGTCCCAGAAGTCCCAGTGCCTCGAAGAAACAGGAAGGGAAAACACCAGCTTCACCG acgaACCGCTCGCcgcaaaacatgaaaaaaatctcCACGTACTTCAGGAGACCGACTCTGGAGTGA